One stretch of Prunus persica cultivar Lovell chromosome G1, Prunus_persica_NCBIv2, whole genome shotgun sequence DNA includes these proteins:
- the LOC18789469 gene encoding HMG-Y-related protein B, which produces MATENSENPPAPPPPAPSLPQYTEMIMAAIEALNDSNGSNKSAIATYIESTYGDLPPAHATLLAHHLNKMKQSGELVLVKNNYMKPDPNAPPKRGRGRPPKPKVPLPPGTVVSPPRPRGRPPKPRDPFSPQAEPKSPSGTGRPRGRPPKKAKTASAPPQAPAPAPATGAPRGRGRPPKVKPAVAPVGC; this is translated from the exons ATGGCCACTGAGAACTCCGAAAACCCTCCGGCACCGCCTCCGCCAGCTCCCTCTCTCCCGCAGTATACAGAG aTGATTATGGCGGCGATCGAGGCCCTGAACGACAGCAACGGGTCTAACAAGTCGGCAATCGCAACGTACATCGAGTCCACGTACGGCGATCTACCTCCGGCTCACGCCACACTTCTGGCGCACCACCTCAACAAGATGAAACAGAGCGGCGAGCTCGTCCTGGTCAAGAACAACTACATGAAGCCAGACCCGAACGCGCCGCCCAAGAGAGGCAGAGGCCGTCCTCCCAAGCCCAAGGTCCCGCTCCCACCTGGAACCGTTGTCTCGCCTCCCAGGCCACGTGGCAGGCCCCCGAAGCCCAGAGACCCGTTCTCTCCGCAAGCGGAGCCCAAGAGCCCTTCTGGGACTGGAAGGCCACGTGGACGCCCTCCCAAGAAGGCCAAAACGGCATCGGCTCCTCCTCAGGCTCCAGCTCCGGCTCCGGCTACTGGCGCGCCCAGAGGTAGAGGCAGGCCTCCTAAAGTGAAGCCCGCTGTGGCCCCGGTCGGCTGTTGA
- the LOC18788417 gene encoding phosphoglucomutase, cytoplasmic has translation MQSGQVKRVETTPFEGQKPGTSGLRKKVKVFTQPHYLQNFVQSTFNALPADKVKGARIVVSGDGRYYSKEAIQIIIKMAAGNGVRSVWVGQNGLLSTPAVSAVVRERVGADGSKASGAFILTASHNPGGPNEDFGIKYNMENGGPAPESITDKIYENTTKIKEYLTVELPDVDIAKVGVTTFSVDGGTFDVDVFDSASDYVKLMKSIFDFEFIRKLLSSPKFTFCYDALHGVAGAYAKRIFVEELGAKESSLLNCVPKEDFGGGHPDPNLTYAKELVARMGLGKSTTQDEPPEFGAAADGDADRNMILGKRFFVTPSDSVAIIAANAVEAIPYFSAGLKGVARSMPTSAALDVVAQHLNLKFFEVPTGWKFFGNLMDAGLCSVCGEESFGTGSDHIREKDGIWAVLAWLSILAYKNKENLGGEKLVSVEDIVRQHWATFGRHYYTRYDYENVDAGAAKELMASLVKLQSSLSEVNQIVKGIRSDVSSVVNADEFEYKDPVDGSISKHQGIRYLFEDGSRLVFRLSGTGSEGATIRLYIEQYEKDPSKIGRESQEALGPLVEVALKLSKMQEFTGRSAPTVIT, from the exons ATGCAGTCGGGCCAGGTTAAGCGGGTCGAGACCACGCCTTTCGAAGGCCAAAAGCCTGGAACCTCTGGTCTCCGCAAGAAG GTGAAAGTTTTTACGCAACCCCATTACTTGCAAAATTTTGTTCAGTCAACATTCAATGCCCTTCCAGCAGATAAAGTTAAAG GCGCTAGAATTGTTGTATCTGGTGATGGTCGCTATTATTCAAAGGAAGCTATTCAG ATCATAATTAAGATGGCAGCAGGCAATGGAGTAAGAAGTGTTTGGGTTGGTCAAAATGGGTTGCTTTCAACTCCTGCTGTATCAGCTGTCGTACGTGAAAGAGTTGGTGCTGAT GGATCAAAGGCATCAGGAGCATTTATACTGACAGCAAGTCACAATCCAGGTGGCCCAAATGAG GATTTTGGGATTAAATACAACATGGAAAATGGTGGACCTGCTCCAGAGTCGATCACTGACAAAATATATGAGAACACGACAAAAATAAAGGAGTATTTGACGGTCGAGCTACCTGAT GTGGATATCGCTAAAGTAGGTGTAACCACCTTTTCAGTGGATGGAGGAACTTTTGATGTTGATGTTTTTGATTCAGCGAGTGATTATGTGAAGTTGATGAA ATCAatctttgattttgagtttatCCGGAAGCTGCTATCGTCTCCAAAATTCACATTCTG TTATGACGCGCTACATGGAGTTGCTGGAGCTTATGCAAAACGTATTTTTGTGGAAGAGCTTGGTGCAAAAGAAAGCTCATTATTAAACTGTGTAcccaag GAAGACTTTGGAGGAGGGCATCCAGATCCTAATCTCACCTATGCAAAGGAGTTGGTTGCGCGAATGGGATTGGGTAAATCAACTACTCAAGATGAGCCCCCAGAATTTGGTGCTGCTGCTGATGGTGATGCAGATCGTAACATGATCCTCGGTAAAAG GTTTTTCGTTACCCCATCGGATTCTGTAGCCATCATTGCTGCAAATGCAGTTGAAGCCATACCTTACTTCTCTGCTGGTCTGAAGGGAGTTGCCAG GAGCATGCCTACCTCTGCTGCCCTTGATGTTGTAGCCcaacatttaaatttgaaattttttgag GTACCCACTGGCTGgaaattttttggtaatttgaTGGATGCTGGGTTATGTTCAGTTTGTGGggaagaaagttttggaacaG GTTCGGATCATATACGTGAGAAAGATGGTATCTGGGCAGTTTTAGCTTGGTTATCTATACTTGCTtataaaaataaggaaaatctTGGTGGGGAGAAGCTTGTCAGTGTTGAAGACATAGTTCGTCAGCATTGGGCTACCTTTGGTCGCCATTATTATACTCGATATGATTATGAG AATGTGGATGCAGGTGCAGCAAAGGAACTGATGGCATCTTTGGTGAAATTGCAATCTTCCCTTTCTGAAGTCAATCA GATTGTGAAGGGCATACGTTCAGATGTCTCCAGTGTTGTCAACGCTGATGAATTTGAATACAAGGATCCTGTTGATGGCTCCATATCAAAACACCAGGGCATTCGGTACTTGTTTGAGGATGGATCACGATTG GTTTTCCGCCTCTCAGGCACTGGCTCAGAAGGTGCCACAATCCGACTATACATTGAGCAGTACGAGAAGGATCCATCAAAAATTGGCAGAGAATCTCAAGAAGCACTTGGTCCTCTT GTGGAGGTTGCTCTTAAGCTTTCCAAGATGCAAGAATTCACTGGTCGATCTGCCCCTACTGTTATTACATAG